CGCTCGCTTTCCATTGTATGCGCAATAAACGGCGCGCCATGCCGGCAGGGTGGAAGTTTTACAACTTAACTACACCCCATGGGGTATGAAAAGGCTATCCCGGGGAAAAAATGCTCTTATAGGAGGTGCGATAAGACCCATGAATGAGAACAAAGATCCAAAAGAAAACCGCTCTAAAGCCCTGCGGTTTATCGACCGATACGGCTTTATGGTGCTCCTGGGGGTATGCGTCGTCGCCATCGGCGCGGCGGCCATCTGGTCCAGTGACCTTTGGAGCCCCAGCGACACCGCCCAGTTGCCTCCCACCCAGGAGACCGCCGGGCAGTTGAGCCAGCTGGACCCCACGCCCGCCCCTACAGCGGAGCCTACAGCCCAGCCCAGCAGCCAGGCGCAGGTGCCCCCGGCCGACGAATCGGAAAGCGCACAGGCCGTACAGGCCGAGCCCACCAAGGCGCCCCAGCCGACGCCTGCCCCTACGCCCAAGCCTTCTGAGCCGAAGAACACCGCGACCAATGCCGATGCCAAGCTGGCCAAGCAGATGCAGGTGCCCGTCAAGGGCGAGATCATCCGCAACTTTGCCGACAGCGAGCTGGTCTTTTCCGAAACGCTGCAGCAGTGGATGACCCACTCCGGCCTGGATATGGCTGCGGCTGAAGGTACCAACGTGGTGGCCGCGCTGGACGGCGAAGTGGTCAGCGTGACGCAGGATGCCATGATGGGCACGGTCGTGACCCTGAAGCACGCCGGCGATGTGCAGACCGTGTACGCCTCCCTGGCGCCCGATGGCGTGATCGAGGCCGGCGCCACCGTCAAGGCGGGCGATGTGATCGGCCAGGTCGGCACATCCGCCACCAGCGAGGTGGCCGATGGCGCGCACGTGCACTTTGAGGTCATCAAAAGCGGCACCCGTGTAGACCCGGCAGATTATCTGCTCTCCAGCGACGAATAACTTGGCGTAAAAAACCATCTTCCCCCTAAGTATAAACGCGGGCAGCATAAGCTGCCCGCGTTTTATTTACTTCTAAATCCCTTTGCTAAACTTTGATCAGCTTCCAGCTGCCCTTTTTAAAGTGGCGGCGCACCAGGTACTGGCGCAGCAGCTGGTCGCAGAACACCGCGCTCCAGGCCCCATACAGGCCCCAGCCGCAAAGGTTCATAAAGATCAGCGCCATCAGCGGGCGGATGCACACCATGGTAACAAAGATGATGCGCGCGGTGCTTTTGGTATCCCCCGCCCCGCGCAGCGCGCCGGTCAGCACCAGCTGGGAGGATTGGAAGGGCTGAATGATGGCGATGATCTTCATCACGTTGGCCCCGGTCTGCAAGATCTGCGGGTCATCGGTATACAGCCCCACCAAAAACTCGCCAAAGAAGAAAAAGCTCAGTGCGATGGCCGCGGAGATGATCATACCCCATCTCGAGGTGCGCAGCGCATAGGCCTGGCCCACGTCCGGCTCCCTGCGCCCCAGGGACTGGCCCACCAGCGTGGTGGCCGCAATGCCGAAGGCCTGCCCGTTCATCAGGGTCAGCTGTAAAATATTCTGACAGATGTTATGGGTGGCAAAGCCGATGGTGCCAAGCGAGGAGACCTGTTTGGTGAAGGTGATCATCCCCACCCGCATCACCAGCTGCTCAAACATGGCGGGCAGCCCGATCTTGACAATGCGCCGGATATTCCCCCAGTCGGGCATAAAGCTGTCTCCCCAGCGCAGGCGCACGTATTGTTTGCCGCGCAGCAGGGTGAAAAGTGCCATGCCGCTGGCCGCGGCCGAGCCCAGAATGGTGGCCAGAGAAGCGCCGGCCACCTCCATCCGCGGGCAGCCGAAATTGCCGTAGATCAGGCAATAGTTTAAGATGACGTTGAGCACGTTAGCCGTCAGATTATAGCGCATGGAGGCGCGGGTGTTGCCTGCCCCGCGCAGCGCGGCGGTGATGGCCAAAGAGAGGGTAGTGGCCAGTAGGCCGTAGCACTGCACGCGGAAGTAATCCGTCCCCGGGCCGATGGTATCGGCCTGCGCGCCCATGAACCAGATAATGGGCTCGGCAAAGGCCAGGCCCAGCGCGGCGATGACCACGCTCATCCCCACCGTCAGCATCATGGCCTGGCGCATGGTCTTATTGGCCAGCTCCCGATCCCCCGCGCCCTTGGAGCGGGCGATCAACGCCGTGGCGCCGGTATTCATCGCCACAAAAATGGCCAGCAGCAAAAACCGCGGCTGGGTATTCAGGCCCACGGCGCTCAGCGCCCAGGGGCCCAGCTGCCCCACCATGATCATATCCACCATGCCGCTGAGCGATGTCAAAACCAACTCGGCTACCGAGGGCCAGGCCAGACGCAGGATCTCCTTATCCATGGTGCGCCCATCCAATCCATTGGGCAGCTGTTTTTTGGGTTTAGGCTGTTTTTGCGCGTTTGGTTCGATGGTCTCTTCCGGCAATTCCTGTGCCAATGCAGATTTGGACAAGGGAAGGACTCCTTTCATGGGATAAGGATCAGTCTGTAAAGTGCGGCTTATAAGAACGGGCGCTTTAAGAAACAGCGCGTAAAGAATTTACCCGAGTTAAATCGTTTTAGCGAAGGGGCAAAAGAAAAAGCCGCTTTTTTAGTGTTACAAAAAAAGAAGCCAGGCGTCTGCGCGCTTTCGCGCGCAGGCCACCTGACACCATTATAGCATAAAAAATGCGAATTGATAACCTGAATTAGAATTTAACCGGCTCGCCGGTCTCGGCCGATTGATAGATAGCCTCCAGAATCTGGGTGACCACCAGCGCCTGCTCGGGCTTGACCAGCAGGGGTTTGCTGTCGTCCAGCACGTGGTCGATCCACATCTGCGCCTCCAAGTCCGCAGCCTCTGGCACCTCGCCATCGTAGAAGGCCGCGCCCCCGGCTGCCAGCTCCGGCTCCGTCGTATAGGTATGGCTGTATTTTTCGCCGTTGATGCGCAGCCCGTCGTCTTTGCCCAACATATCGGCCCCGCCCTTGGTGCCGCAAAGGATGGTCTTGGCCTCGTCCACCAGCAGGGTGTTCAGTGCCCAGGCGGCCTCTAAGTAGATGGTGGCGCCGTTTTTCATGCGGATAAAGCCAAAGGCGCTATCCTCCACCGTAAACTTTTTGGGATCCCAGGGGCCCCAGGCGTTGGCCGCGTTTTCCGTATCCGCCAGCTTGCGGTACTTGGTGCCCACCACCAGTTCCGGCTCATAATTATCCATCATCCACAGCGTCAGGTCCAGCGCGTGGGTGCCGATATCGATAAGCGGGCCGCCGCCCTGCTTTTCCTCATCCAGGAATACGCCCCAGGTCGGCACCGCGCGCCGGCGGATGGCCAAACCCCGCGCATAGTAGATATCGCCCAGCTCCCCGTTTTCGCATACCTTTTTCAGATAGAGCGAATCCGGCCGGAAGCGGTTTTGGTAGCCAATGGTCAGCTTTTTGCCGGTGCGTTTGGCCGCCGCCAGCATAGCCTTGGCCTCCTCGGAGTTTTTGGCCATGGGCTTTTCGCACATCACGTGTTTGCCAGCCTCCAGCGCCGCGATGGTGATGGGCGCATGGGCATTGTTGGGGGTGAGCACGTGCACCACGTCGATCTCCGGGCAGGCCAGCAGGTCGTGATAATCCTCAAACACCTTGGCGCCCTCCACCCCGTATTCCTTGGCGGCCTTTTCCGCCCGCTCGGGGATGATGTCGCAAAACGCCACCATCTCCGCCTCACGCACCTTGCTCAGCGATGGCATGTGTTTGCCGTTGGCAATGCCCCCGCATCCGATGATTCCGATCTTTACTTTGCCCATATCCATGTCCTCCCTTTTTCTTTTTCTATTATGTTTGCATGGTAAAAAATGGGTGATCAATACTCCTTTATTGTAGCCTATCCCCCCTGCGCGCGCAATGCCTGCGCGCCTTAAAATTGCATGAAAACGCTTTGCCCCGGGAAGCGGTTGTGCTATGATGAAAAAGGTATTTTATACAAGCGCGATTTTAGGATTAAGGGAAGGAGTTATGCCCTATGGATTTGACGCAATTGAGCATTGATGCGCTATGCGGGCAGGATTTTGCCTGTACTTGCGGGCGCACCCACAAGGTAGCCACCCGCCGGATACTGATCGAAAGGGGGGCCGTCGCCAAAAGCGCCCAGGTATTGGATGAGCTGGGCCAGGAGGGCGAGGCGCTGGTGGTCTGCGATGAGCATACCTACGCCGTAGCTGGGGAACAGGTTATATCCATCCTACGGGACGCCGGGCGCAAGGTGCGCGTATTAAAGCTGCGCCACCAGCCCCTGCACGCGGATGGCGCGGCCCTGGGGGACGTGTTGCTGGCGATGGGGGACGATACAAAGGTGCTGGTGGCCGTGGGCAGCGGCACCATTAACGATACCACTCGCATGGCGGCCTTCCGGCTGAACCTCCCCTACATCATTGTGGGCACCGCCCCCTCGATGGACGGATACGCCTCCTCGGTCTCTCCCATGATCTATGATGGGTATAAGATCACCTACGAGGCGGTAGCGCCCATGGCCATCATCGGGGATACGGACGTGCTGTGCGCCGCGCCCGAGCAGATGATCGCCGCGGGCTTTGGCGATATGCTGGGCAAGCTGACCGCGCGCCTTGACTGGGTACTGGCCCGCGAGGTGATCGGCGAGCACTACTGCCCCACTGTGGCGGCCATGATGGCCCGGGCGGTGGACAAGTGCCTTGCCCAGGCGGAGGGGCTTTCCCGCCGGGAGCCGGAAGCCATCGTGGGGCTGATGGAGGGGCTGATCCTCTCGGGCATCGCCATGCAAATGCTGGGCTACAGCCGCCCGGCCTCCGGCGCTGAGCACCACATCGCCCATTATTTTGAGATGAAGGCCATGCGCGAGGGCAGCGCAGGCTCTCTGCACGGGGACAAGGTGGGCGTGGCGGCGCTTTTGATCATGGATATCTATGCGCACCTGTTCTCCGAGGGTATCCCCGCCCAGGGGCCTGGGATGAACCAGGCAAAGTGGGAAAGCGAGATCCGCCGGGTCTACGGCGATGCATCCGAGGCCATCCTGGCGGAAAACGCCCGGATGCACCCCGACAAGGCGGAGTGGGAGGCCCAAAAGGCGCGGGCATTGGCCCTGTGGCCCGAGTACCAAAAGCAGACGGCGGATTTCCCCGCCCTGATCGAAAAAGGACGCAGCTGGCTGCGCGCCATCGGCGGGCCGGCCCTGCCCCAGGATATGGGCTACACCCGCGCGGAAATGCGGGACGCGCTGCTCTACTCCAAGGAGGTGCGCACCCGCTTTACGGTGATGCGGCTGCTGGAGCGCTGGGGCGTACTGGAACATTATGTGGACGAGGTGCTAAACGATGTATACTGAGAATACCCCGGAAAAGCTGCAGGCCCTGCAAAACATCCGCTGCTTTGTGCTGGATATGGACGGCACCTTCTACCTGGGCGAGCAGCTGCTGCCCGGCTCGATGGACTTTATCCAAAAGGTAAATGAGAGCGGACGGCGCTATTTGTTTATGACCAATAACTCCTCCAAAAATGCGCCCTGTTATGTGCAAAAGCTGCACCGGATGGGGCTGAATGAGGCCGGAGACGGGCATATTTACACCTCCGGCCAGGCCACGGGGCAATATTTAAACGCCCACTTCCCCGGCAAGCGC
Above is a genomic segment from Luoshenia tenuis containing:
- a CDS encoding Gfo/Idh/MocA family protein, with protein sequence MGKVKIGIIGCGGIANGKHMPSLSKVREAEMVAFCDIIPERAEKAAKEYGVEGAKVFEDYHDLLACPEIDVVHVLTPNNAHAPITIAALEAGKHVMCEKPMAKNSEEAKAMLAAAKRTGKKLTIGYQNRFRPDSLYLKKVCENGELGDIYYARGLAIRRRAVPTWGVFLDEEKQGGGPLIDIGTHALDLTLWMMDNYEPELVVGTKYRKLADTENAANAWGPWDPKKFTVEDSAFGFIRMKNGATIYLEAAWALNTLLVDEAKTILCGTKGGADMLGKDDGLRINGEKYSHTYTTEPELAAGGAAFYDGEVPEAADLEAQMWIDHVLDDSKPLLVKPEQALVVTQILEAIYQSAETGEPVKF
- a CDS encoding M23 family metallopeptidase, with the protein product MNENKDPKENRSKALRFIDRYGFMVLLGVCVVAIGAAAIWSSDLWSPSDTAQLPPTQETAGQLSQLDPTPAPTAEPTAQPSSQAQVPPADESESAQAVQAEPTKAPQPTPAPTPKPSEPKNTATNADAKLAKQMQVPVKGEIIRNFADSELVFSETLQQWMTHSGLDMAAAEGTNVVAALDGEVVSVTQDAMMGTVVTLKHAGDVQTVYASLAPDGVIEAGATVKAGDVIGQVGTSATSEVADGAHVHFEVIKSGTRVDPADYLLSSDE
- a CDS encoding sn-glycerol-1-phosphate dehydrogenase, with the translated sequence MDLTQLSIDALCGQDFACTCGRTHKVATRRILIERGAVAKSAQVLDELGQEGEALVVCDEHTYAVAGEQVISILRDAGRKVRVLKLRHQPLHADGAALGDVLLAMGDDTKVLVAVGSGTINDTTRMAAFRLNLPYIIVGTAPSMDGYASSVSPMIYDGYKITYEAVAPMAIIGDTDVLCAAPEQMIAAGFGDMLGKLTARLDWVLAREVIGEHYCPTVAAMMARAVDKCLAQAEGLSRREPEAIVGLMEGLILSGIAMQMLGYSRPASGAEHHIAHYFEMKAMREGSAGSLHGDKVGVAALLIMDIYAHLFSEGIPAQGPGMNQAKWESEIRRVYGDASEAILAENARMHPDKAEWEAQKARALALWPEYQKQTADFPALIEKGRSWLRAIGGPALPQDMGYTRAEMRDALLYSKEVRTRFTVMRLLERWGVLEHYVDEVLNDVY
- a CDS encoding MATE family efflux transporter produces the protein MSKSALAQELPEETIEPNAQKQPKPKKQLPNGLDGRTMDKEILRLAWPSVAELVLTSLSGMVDMIMVGQLGPWALSAVGLNTQPRFLLLAIFVAMNTGATALIARSKGAGDRELANKTMRQAMMLTVGMSVVIAALGLAFAEPIIWFMGAQADTIGPGTDYFRVQCYGLLATTLSLAITAALRGAGNTRASMRYNLTANVLNVILNYCLIYGNFGCPRMEVAGASLATILGSAAASGMALFTLLRGKQYVRLRWGDSFMPDWGNIRRIVKIGLPAMFEQLVMRVGMITFTKQVSSLGTIGFATHNICQNILQLTLMNGQAFGIAATTLVGQSLGRREPDVGQAYALRTSRWGMIISAAIALSFFFFGEFLVGLYTDDPQILQTGANVMKIIAIIQPFQSSQLVLTGALRGAGDTKSTARIIFVTMVCIRPLMALIFMNLCGWGLYGAWSAVFCDQLLRQYLVRRHFKKGSWKLIKV